The proteins below are encoded in one region of Microbispora sp. NBC_01189:
- the smc gene encoding chromosome segregation protein SMC has protein sequence MYLKTLTLRGFKSFASATTLRFEPGITAVVGPNGSGKSNVVDALAWVMGEHSAKSLRGGKMEDVIFAGTSSRPPLGRAEVTLTIDNGDGALPIDYTEVTISRLMFRSGQSEYAINGDTCRLLDIQELLSDSGIGREMHVIVGQGQLDQVLHAGPEERRAFIEEAAGVLKHRKRKEKALRKLDAMQANLTRVQDLVAELRRQLKPLGRQAEIARKAAVIQADLRDARLRLLADDVVTLRDTLQREEADEAAVQARRVRVEAELAEGQRRETELEAAENEAQPRLKAAQETFYHLSALRERLRGVESLAAERRRHAADAASVERRGRDPEDLEREAAEVREQERVLADELDEARERLAAAVEVRAEAEEALAAEERRLSVAARAAADRREALARLRGQVESARSRARAAGDEIGRLTRAVEDATRRAERAQDELDTGTLDEPPADPGLAAELETAQEGVDLARAAVEEARAVAERAGAVVERERAALAAPGDALAAAKAAVGAARAADSGSQRDVAALQARCEALEMSLAGGADGAAALLGAGLPGVLGPVAALLAVRPGAEAAVAAVLAVDGVAVASLTAAVAAVEHLREAGAGRAALLVAADRHEACDRPEPPVAGAEWAADLVDVPDELRPAVEALLSGVVVVPDLPAARKVVDSHPDLRAVTTSGDLLGVHAAHGGSGGGSSLLRMRTALDEAAADLATARAGAERHAEALAEAVAAERECQLALEEAQARVAEAQSGASAAQSGVNDAQNGLNAAQAVLDRLRGRQREADQKAAAAARQLAGLEAAVKAAQDEAARLGGSVRAAEEAREQAQAVVVELEEQLAEAEYAAELEAEPTADTRDELAAVCGVTRQAEMEARLTVRTAEERARGIAGRAEALLRAAQRERQDRARAVADRERRRRQAEIAAAVAEGARTALTALEGSLARAAEERDEAERARGRIDAELKQVRLRVRELGTELDALVNRVHGSEMARTERRLRLEQMEQRALEEYGIELEPLLAEYGPTAPVPGEPPVPYVREEQEKRARTAERQMTQLGKVNPLALEEFAALEERHAFLTSQLEDLKKTRRDLLLVVKEVDDRVEQVFAAAYEDVAREFGQIFDRVFPGGEGRLLLTDPSDMLTTGVEVEARPPGKKVKRLSLLSGGERSLTAVAFLVSIFKARPSPFYVMDEVEAALDDTNTQRLLTLFEELRQTSQLIVITHQKRTMEIADALYGVSMRGDGVTQVVSQRLREKV, from the coding sequence GTGTACCTGAAGACGCTCACCTTACGCGGCTTCAAGTCGTTCGCCTCGGCCACCACCCTCCGTTTCGAGCCCGGCATCACGGCGGTTGTCGGCCCCAACGGCTCCGGAAAGTCCAACGTCGTCGACGCCCTCGCCTGGGTGATGGGCGAGCACAGCGCCAAGTCGCTGCGCGGCGGCAAGATGGAGGACGTCATCTTCGCGGGCACCTCCAGCCGCCCGCCCCTCGGCCGCGCCGAGGTCACCCTGACGATCGACAACGGTGACGGCGCGCTGCCGATCGACTACACCGAGGTCACGATCAGCCGGCTGATGTTCCGGTCGGGCCAGAGCGAGTACGCCATCAACGGCGACACCTGCCGCCTGCTCGACATCCAGGAACTGCTGTCCGACTCCGGCATCGGCCGGGAGATGCACGTCATCGTCGGCCAGGGCCAGCTCGACCAGGTGCTGCACGCCGGGCCCGAGGAGCGCAGGGCGTTCATCGAAGAGGCCGCCGGCGTGCTCAAGCACCGCAAGCGCAAGGAGAAGGCGCTCCGCAAGCTCGACGCGATGCAGGCCAACCTCACCCGCGTCCAGGACCTCGTGGCCGAGCTGCGCCGCCAGCTCAAGCCGCTCGGCCGGCAGGCCGAGATCGCGAGGAAGGCCGCCGTGATCCAGGCCGACCTGCGCGACGCGCGGCTGCGCCTGCTCGCCGACGACGTCGTGACCCTCCGCGACACCCTGCAGCGCGAGGAGGCCGACGAGGCGGCCGTGCAGGCCAGGCGGGTCAGGGTGGAGGCCGAGCTGGCCGAGGGTCAGCGGCGGGAGACCGAGCTGGAGGCCGCGGAGAACGAGGCCCAGCCGCGGCTGAAGGCGGCCCAGGAGACCTTCTACCACCTCTCGGCCCTGCGGGAGCGGCTGCGCGGCGTGGAGAGCCTGGCGGCCGAACGCAGGCGGCACGCCGCCGACGCCGCGTCCGTCGAACGGCGCGGGCGCGATCCGGAGGACCTGGAGCGCGAGGCCGCCGAGGTGCGCGAGCAGGAGCGGGTGCTGGCCGACGAGCTGGACGAGGCGCGCGAGCGGCTCGCCGCCGCCGTCGAGGTGCGTGCCGAGGCCGAGGAGGCCCTCGCCGCCGAGGAACGGCGCCTTTCGGTCGCCGCCCGCGCCGCGGCCGACCGCAGGGAGGCGCTCGCCCGGCTGCGCGGCCAGGTCGAGTCGGCCAGGAGCCGGGCCAGGGCCGCCGGGGACGAGATCGGCCGGCTCACCAGGGCCGTCGAGGACGCCACCCGCCGCGCCGAGCGGGCCCAGGACGAGCTGGACACGGGCACGCTCGACGAGCCCCCGGCCGACCCCGGGCTCGCCGCCGAGCTGGAGACGGCACAGGAGGGCGTCGACCTCGCCCGCGCCGCGGTGGAGGAGGCCAGGGCCGTCGCCGAGCGGGCGGGGGCCGTGGTGGAGCGGGAGCGGGCCGCCCTGGCCGCGCCGGGCGACGCGCTGGCCGCCGCGAAGGCCGCCGTCGGCGCCGCCCGCGCCGCCGACTCCGGGTCGCAGCGCGACGTGGCCGCCCTGCAGGCGCGGTGCGAGGCCCTGGAGATGAGCCTGGCCGGCGGCGCGGACGGGGCCGCCGCGCTGCTCGGGGCGGGCCTGCCCGGAGTGCTCGGCCCCGTCGCCGCGCTGCTGGCCGTACGGCCAGGGGCGGAGGCCGCCGTCGCGGCCGTGCTGGCCGTTGACGGCGTGGCGGTCGCCTCGCTCACCGCGGCCGTGGCGGCCGTGGAGCATCTGCGCGAGGCGGGCGCCGGCCGCGCCGCCCTGCTCGTCGCGGCCGACCGGCACGAGGCCTGCGACCGGCCGGAGCCGCCCGTCGCGGGCGCGGAGTGGGCGGCCGACCTGGTGGACGTGCCGGACGAGCTGCGCCCGGCGGTGGAGGCGCTGCTGTCCGGCGTGGTCGTGGTGCCCGACCTGCCGGCCGCGCGCAAGGTCGTGGACTCCCACCCGGACCTGCGGGCCGTCACCACGTCGGGCGACCTGCTCGGGGTCCACGCGGCGCACGGCGGCTCCGGCGGCGGGTCCTCGCTGCTGCGGATGCGGACCGCCCTCGACGAGGCCGCCGCCGATCTGGCCACCGCCAGGGCCGGGGCCGAGCGGCACGCCGAGGCGCTCGCGGAGGCCGTGGCCGCCGAGCGGGAGTGCCAGCTCGCGCTGGAGGAGGCCCAGGCGCGGGTGGCCGAGGCACAGAGCGGTGCGAGCGCCGCGCAGAGCGGCGTCAACGACGCCCAGAACGGGCTGAACGCGGCGCAGGCCGTGCTCGACCGGCTGCGCGGCAGGCAGCGGGAGGCCGACCAGAAGGCCGCCGCCGCGGCCAGGCAGCTCGCCGGGCTGGAGGCCGCCGTCAAGGCCGCCCAGGACGAGGCGGCGCGGCTGGGCGGGTCGGTGCGCGCCGCGGAGGAGGCCCGCGAACAGGCCCAGGCCGTGGTGGTGGAGCTGGAGGAACAGCTCGCCGAGGCGGAGTACGCCGCCGAGCTGGAGGCCGAGCCGACCGCCGACACCCGCGACGAGCTCGCCGCCGTCTGCGGCGTCACCCGTCAGGCCGAGATGGAGGCCCGGCTGACCGTCCGTACGGCGGAGGAGCGGGCGCGGGGCATCGCGGGCCGCGCCGAGGCCCTGCTCCGTGCGGCCCAGCGGGAGCGGCAGGACCGCGCGCGGGCCGTGGCCGACCGGGAACGCCGGCGCAGGCAGGCCGAGATCGCCGCCGCGGTCGCCGAGGGCGCCCGCACGGCGCTGACCGCCCTGGAGGGCTCGCTCGCGCGGGCCGCCGAGGAGCGCGACGAGGCCGAGCGGGCGCGCGGGCGGATCGACGCCGAGCTCAAGCAGGTGCGCCTGCGCGTCCGCGAGCTCGGCACCGAGCTGGACGCCCTGGTCAACCGGGTCCACGGCAGCGAGATGGCGAGGACGGAGCGGCGGCTGCGCCTGGAGCAGATGGAGCAGCGGGCCCTGGAGGAGTACGGCATCGAGCTGGAGCCCCTCCTCGCCGAGTACGGCCCCACGGCGCCGGTGCCGGGCGAGCCGCCCGTGCCGTACGTGCGGGAGGAGCAGGAGAAACGGGCGAGGACGGCCGAGCGGCAGATGACCCAGCTCGGCAAGGTCAACCCGCTGGCGCTGGAGGAGTTCGCCGCGCTGGAGGAACGGCACGCCTTCCTCACCTCCCAGCTGGAGGACCTCAAGAAGACCCGGCGCGACCTGCTGCTGGTGGTCAAGGAGGTCGACGACCGGGTCGAGCAGGTCTTCGCGGCGGCGTACGAGGACGTGGCGCGCGAGTTCGGGCAGATCTTCGACCGGGTCTTCCCCGGCGGGGAGGGCCGGCTGCTCCTGACCGATCCCTCCGACATGCTGACCACCGGGGTCGAGGTCGAGGCCCGGCCGCCCGGCAAGAAGGTCAAGCGCCTGTCGCTGCTGTCCGGCGGCGAGCGGTCGCTGACGGCGGTGGCGTTCCTCGTCTCGATCTTCAAGGCCCGTCCGTCGCCGTTCTACGTGATGGACGAGGTCGAGGCGGCCCTGGACGACACCAACACCCAGCGGCTGCTCACCCTGTTCGAGGAACTGAGACAGACCTCACAGCTCATCGTGATCACGCACCAGAAGCGCACGATGGAGATCGCCGACGCGCTGTACGGCGTGTCGATGCGCGGCGACGGCGTCACCCAGGTCGTGAGCCAGCGCCTGCGCGAGAAGGTCTGA
- a CDS encoding acylphosphatase, whose protein sequence is MIRLTAWVRGRVQGVGFRWWTRARALELGLVGWAANLADGRVEVVAEGPRESCDTLLDLLRTGDTPGHVEGVVERWSEAKRSIAGFVER, encoded by the coding sequence GTGATTCGGTTGACGGCATGGGTCCGGGGACGGGTGCAGGGTGTGGGATTCCGCTGGTGGACCCGCGCCCGCGCGCTGGAACTCGGGCTGGTCGGGTGGGCCGCGAACCTGGCCGACGGAAGGGTCGAGGTCGTCGCCGAGGGCCCCAGGGAGTCGTGCGACACGCTCCTGGACCTGTTACGCACCGGTGACACGCCCGGGCACGTCGAGGGGGTGGTCGAGCGCTGGAGCGAAGCGAAGCGAAGTATCGCCGGGTTTGTCGAGAGGTAG
- the mutM gene encoding bifunctional DNA-formamidopyrimidine glycosylase/DNA-(apurinic or apyrimidinic site) lyase, whose amino-acid sequence MPELPEVEVVRRGLERWVAGRTVAAAEVLNPRAVRRNPGDLAAQLKGRTLASAERRGKYLWLPLLDGPAEHTPEEAGEALLAHLGMSGQLLVVDPMAPIEKHLRVRVGFADGGPELRFVDQRTFGHLLVAPMTAGRGRAVPEPVAHIAADPLEDAFDDAEFAVRLRLRRTGIKRALLDQSLISGVGNIYADEALWRARLHWARPTETLTRPKIFELLAAARAVMAEALGQGGTSFDSLYVDVNGESGYFDRSLAVYGRRDEPCRRCGAPVRREAFMNRSSYSCPKCQPRPRNARP is encoded by the coding sequence ATGCCCGAACTGCCCGAGGTCGAGGTCGTACGCAGGGGCCTGGAGCGCTGGGTCGCCGGCCGGACGGTCGCCGCGGCCGAGGTGCTCAATCCCCGCGCGGTCCGCCGCAACCCCGGCGATCTCGCCGCCCAGCTCAAGGGCCGCACCCTCGCCTCGGCCGAGCGCAGGGGCAAGTACCTGTGGCTGCCCCTGCTCGACGGTCCCGCGGAGCACACCCCGGAGGAGGCGGGGGAGGCGCTGCTCGCCCACCTCGGCATGAGCGGCCAGCTTCTCGTCGTGGACCCGATGGCGCCGATCGAGAAGCACCTGCGGGTGCGCGTGGGCTTCGCCGACGGCGGCCCGGAGTTACGTTTCGTCGACCAGCGCACCTTCGGGCACCTCCTGGTCGCCCCGATGACCGCCGGCCGGGGCCGGGCGGTGCCCGAGCCGGTCGCGCACATCGCCGCCGACCCGCTGGAGGACGCCTTCGACGACGCCGAGTTCGCCGTACGGCTGCGGCTGCGCCGTACGGGGATCAAACGGGCGCTGCTCGACCAGTCGCTGATCAGCGGGGTCGGCAACATCTACGCGGACGAGGCGTTGTGGCGGGCGCGGCTGCACTGGGCGCGCCCGACCGAGACGCTGACCCGGCCGAAGATCTTCGAGCTGCTCGCGGCGGCCCGGGCCGTCATGGCCGAGGCCCTCGGCCAGGGCGGCACGTCCTTCGACAGCCTGTACGTCGACGTGAACGGCGAGAGCGGCTACTTCGACCGGTCGCTCGCGGTCTACGGCAGGCGAGACGAGCCCTGCCGCCGCTGCGGCGCGCCGGTCAGGCGGGAGGCGTTCATGAACCGCTCCTCCTACAGCTGCCCGAAGTGCCAGCCCCGCCCGAGGAACGCCCGGCCGTAG
- the rnc gene encoding ribonuclease III, protein MAAPSAKPVPVEIAREELHQVIDVRLSAGILERALTHRSYAYENGGLPTNERLEFLGDSVLGLVVTDTLFRNHPDLPEGQLAKLRAAVVNMRALADVARTLDLGKYLRLGRGEEGTGGRDKSSILADTLEALIGTVYVDKGLDEAFRVVHLLFDPLITRSASLGAGLDWKTSLQELTAAEMLGVPEYHVDESGPDHAKSFAAVVRVGGKEYGKGAGRSKKEAEQQAAEAAWTAIRALRDAREGAGPVRA, encoded by the coding sequence ATGGCCGCACCATCGGCGAAACCCGTGCCCGTCGAGATCGCCAGAGAAGAGCTTCACCAGGTGATCGACGTCCGGCTCAGCGCCGGAATCCTGGAGCGGGCGCTGACGCACCGCTCGTACGCGTACGAGAACGGCGGCCTGCCGACCAACGAGCGCCTGGAGTTCCTGGGTGACTCGGTGCTGGGCCTGGTGGTGACGGACACGCTGTTCCGCAACCACCCGGACCTGCCGGAGGGCCAGCTCGCGAAGCTGCGCGCCGCCGTGGTCAACATGCGGGCGCTCGCGGACGTCGCCAGGACGCTCGACCTCGGCAAGTACCTGCGGCTCGGCCGCGGCGAGGAGGGCACCGGCGGACGGGACAAGTCGTCCATCCTGGCCGACACGCTGGAGGCCCTGATCGGCACCGTGTACGTCGACAAGGGCCTGGACGAGGCGTTCCGCGTCGTCCACCTGCTGTTCGACCCGCTCATCACGCGGTCGGCGTCGCTCGGGGCCGGGCTCGACTGGAAGACGTCCCTGCAGGAGCTCACCGCCGCCGAGATGCTCGGCGTGCCGGAGTACCACGTCGACGAGAGCGGGCCCGACCACGCCAAGTCCTTCGCGGCCGTGGTGCGCGTGGGCGGCAAGGAGTACGGCAAGGGCGCCGGGCGCAGCAAGAAGGAGGCCGAGCAGCAGGCGGCCGAGGCGGCCTGGACCGCGATCCGCGCGCTGCGCGACGCCCGCGAGGGCGCCGGGCCCGTCCGCGCCTGA
- the rpmF gene encoding 50S ribosomal protein L32 has product MAVPKRRMSRSNTRARRSQWKAAAVALVSCPQCRSPKRPHVACPTCGTYNRRQVVEPSA; this is encoded by the coding sequence GTGGCCGTCCCCAAGCGGAGAATGTCGCGGAGCAACACCCGCGCCCGCAGGTCCCAGTGGAAGGCGGCGGCGGTCGCACTCGTGAGCTGCCCGCAGTGCCGCTCGCCCAAGCGCCCGCACGTCGCGTGCCCGACCTGCGGCACCTACAACCGCCGTCAGGTCGTCGAGCCGTCGGCCTGA
- a CDS encoding YceD family protein: protein MSLRSLDPRAPWVISTHDLGRRPGSMRTLTPTLPAPVDLAVGMIGVPKDADVELDIRLEAVMEGVLVTGTAQAPLTGECSRCLDPLTSEIEVGFQELYFYSAEDAREDDLLLDGELLDLEPVFRDAVVLALPLSPVCGEDCPGLCAECGVRLAEAGPDHRHETVDPRWAALQGLAEEQKDDQEG, encoded by the coding sequence ATGAGTCTGCGCAGCCTCGATCCCCGAGCCCCCTGGGTGATTTCCACCCACGATCTGGGACGCCGACCGGGATCGATGCGCACCCTCACCCCGACCCTCCCGGCGCCGGTGGACCTCGCGGTCGGAATGATCGGCGTTCCCAAGGACGCCGACGTCGAGCTGGACATCCGGCTCGAGGCGGTGATGGAGGGCGTGCTCGTGACGGGCACGGCGCAGGCTCCCCTCACAGGGGAGTGCTCGCGCTGCCTGGACCCGTTGACCTCGGAGATCGAGGTCGGCTTCCAGGAGCTCTACTTCTACTCGGCGGAGGACGCCCGAGAGGACGATCTGCTCCTCGACGGCGAACTGCTCGATCTCGAGCCGGTATTCCGTGACGCGGTGGTGCTCGCACTGCCGCTGAGCCCGGTGTGCGGTGAAGACTGCCCCGGTCTCTGCGCGGAGTGCGGAGTCAGGCTGGCGGAGGCCGGCCCGGACCACCGGCACGAGACGGTCGACCCCCGCTGGGCGGCGCTGCAGGGTTTGGCAGAGGAACAGAAAGACGATCAGGAGGGTTGA
- the coaD gene encoding pantetheine-phosphate adenylyltransferase produces the protein MRRVVCPGSFDPVTNGHLDIIGRTSRLYDEVVVAVLINIEKHSLFTVDERIEMLQAVTKEYGNIRVEKFHGLLVDFCRQQGIPAIVKGLRAVSDFDYELQMAQLNYRMSGVETLFMSTNPEYSFLSSSRLKEIARYGGDVSGLVPDLVHQLLSERLRG, from the coding sequence TTGCGCCGCGTCGTCTGCCCGGGGTCGTTCGATCCCGTCACCAACGGACATCTGGACATCATCGGCCGGACGTCACGGCTGTACGACGAGGTCGTCGTGGCCGTGTTGATCAATATAGAGAAGCACAGCCTGTTCACCGTCGACGAGCGCATCGAGATGCTCCAGGCGGTGACGAAGGAGTACGGCAACATCCGGGTCGAGAAGTTCCACGGGCTGTTGGTGGACTTCTGCAGGCAGCAGGGCATCCCGGCCATCGTGAAGGGCCTGCGGGCGGTCAGCGACTTCGACTACGAGCTGCAGATGGCCCAGCTCAACTACCGGATGTCGGGGGTGGAGACGCTGTTCATGTCCACCAACCCGGAATACTCGTTCCTGTCGTCGAGCAGGCTCAAGGAGATCGCCCGGTACGGCGGCGACGTGTCGGGCCTGGTCCCCGACCTCGTCCACCAGCTGCTCAGCGAGCGGCTCAGAGGCTGA
- the rsmD gene encoding 16S rRNA (guanine(966)-N(2))-methyltransferase RsmD: MTRVIAGTAGGRRLAVPPGRSTRPTSDRTREGVFATVGSTLGPLDGTRALDLYAGSGAVGLEALSRGAAHALLVESDARAARTIRENIASLGLPGASLRAEKVERVVGRPCEEPYDFVFADPPYAVSDEAVSRVLAALRDNGWLAEGALVAVERESRGKDLVWPEGFTEDRVRRYGEAAVWYGRAAGNP; encoded by the coding sequence GTGACGCGGGTGATCGCAGGGACGGCGGGGGGCCGCAGGCTGGCCGTCCCGCCGGGGAGATCGACCAGGCCGACGAGCGACCGCACCCGGGAGGGCGTGTTCGCGACGGTCGGCTCCACGCTCGGGCCGCTGGACGGGACGCGGGCGCTCGACCTCTACGCCGGGTCGGGCGCCGTCGGCCTGGAGGCGCTGAGCCGGGGAGCCGCCCACGCGCTGCTGGTCGAGTCGGACGCCAGGGCCGCGCGGACGATCAGGGAGAACATCGCGTCGCTCGGCCTGCCGGGGGCGTCCCTGCGGGCCGAGAAGGTCGAGCGGGTGGTCGGCCGCCCGTGCGAGGAGCCGTACGACTTCGTCTTCGCCGACCCGCCCTACGCCGTCTCGGACGAGGCCGTCTCGCGGGTGCTCGCCGCGCTGCGCGACAACGGCTGGCTGGCGGAGGGCGCGCTGGTGGCCGTGGAGCGGGAGTCCCGGGGTAAGGACCTGGTGTGGCCGGAGGGATTCACCGAGGACAGGGTCCGCCGGTACGGCGAAGCGGCCGTTTGGTACGGTCGCGCCGCCGGGAACCCGTGA
- the recG gene encoding ATP-dependent DNA helicase RecG yields the protein MTSFDEPLKKAVGRSAAPLESALGISTVGELLRHYPRRYAQRGELTPIASLEHDEHVTVVAKVSSAVRRPMKNRQGTWLDMVVTDGRERLHLAFFGKGAYVAEQRLPPGTEAMFSGKVGVFVAGKSRRVSLTHPEYESFDETAETAEEFASALVPIYPSGQGLPSWKIRRAVQTVLDVLSLDDPVPGELRERLGLLPIEDALRLVHRPRGQGDVARAHDRLKFDEAFVLQAVLVRRRMAASAWAATPRARREGGLLGEFDKRLPFELTEGQRRVGEEIAADLARAHPMHRLLQGEVGAGKTVVALRAMLQVVDSGGQAVLLAPTEVLAQQHHRSIVAMLGDLAAGGMLGGTAVALLTGSMGAAARRSALLDAASGTAGIVIGTHAVLQEHVQFFDLGLVVVDEQHRFGVEQRDALREKGGGGRPHVLVMTATPIPRTVAMTVFGDLEVSTLSQLPSGRAPITTHVVPAAEKPHYLDRAWQRVREETGLGRQAYVVCPRIGDQEGDEGDLAKADDERRPPLAVLDVARTLAEGPLAGLRIEALHGKLAPEDKDAVMRAFARGEIDVLVATTVIEVGVDVPNSSVMVIMDADRFGVSQLHQLRGRVGRGGLPGLCLLVSEAPEGTAARRRLDAVATTLDGFELSRVDLEQRREGDVLGAAQSGRRSSLKLLQLLRDEDVIEAARAEATALLTADPGLSGHPALRAEIDALVSDERAEFLEKA from the coding sequence GTGACGAGCTTCGACGAGCCGCTCAAGAAGGCGGTCGGCAGGTCCGCCGCCCCACTGGAGAGCGCGCTGGGCATCAGCACGGTCGGCGAACTGCTGCGCCACTATCCGCGGCGCTACGCCCAGCGGGGTGAGCTGACGCCGATCGCGTCACTGGAGCACGACGAGCACGTGACCGTGGTCGCCAAGGTGTCGTCCGCGGTCCGCAGGCCGATGAAGAACCGGCAGGGCACCTGGCTCGACATGGTGGTGACGGACGGCAGGGAGCGGCTGCACCTGGCGTTCTTCGGCAAGGGCGCCTACGTCGCCGAGCAGCGGCTCCCGCCGGGCACCGAGGCGATGTTCTCGGGGAAGGTCGGCGTCTTCGTCGCCGGGAAGTCCCGGCGCGTCTCGCTCACCCATCCCGAGTACGAGTCGTTCGACGAGACGGCGGAGACGGCCGAGGAGTTCGCCTCCGCGCTGGTGCCGATCTATCCGTCGGGCCAGGGACTGCCGAGCTGGAAGATCCGCCGGGCCGTGCAGACGGTGCTCGACGTGCTCAGCCTGGACGACCCCGTCCCCGGCGAGCTGCGGGAACGGCTGGGCCTGCTGCCGATCGAGGACGCGCTGCGCCTGGTCCACCGGCCGCGCGGCCAGGGGGACGTCGCGCGGGCCCACGACCGGCTGAAGTTCGACGAGGCGTTCGTGTTGCAGGCCGTCCTGGTGCGGCGGCGGATGGCCGCCTCCGCCTGGGCCGCCACGCCCCGCGCCCGGCGCGAGGGCGGGCTGCTCGGGGAGTTCGACAAGCGGCTGCCGTTCGAGCTCACCGAGGGGCAGCGGCGGGTCGGCGAGGAGATCGCGGCCGACCTCGCCCGCGCCCACCCCATGCACCGGCTCCTGCAGGGCGAGGTCGGCGCGGGCAAGACCGTGGTCGCGCTGCGCGCGATGCTCCAGGTGGTCGACTCCGGCGGCCAGGCCGTGCTGCTCGCCCCCACCGAGGTGCTCGCCCAGCAGCACCACCGGTCGATCGTGGCCATGCTGGGCGATCTCGCGGCCGGCGGCATGCTCGGCGGCACCGCGGTCGCGCTGCTCACCGGGTCCATGGGCGCGGCGGCGCGGAGGAGCGCGCTGCTCGACGCGGCCTCCGGCACGGCCGGCATCGTGATCGGCACCCACGCCGTGCTCCAGGAGCACGTCCAGTTCTTCGACCTCGGGCTGGTCGTGGTCGACGAGCAGCACAGGTTCGGCGTCGAGCAGCGCGACGCGCTGCGGGAGAAGGGCGGCGGCGGGCGGCCCCATGTGCTGGTCATGACGGCGACGCCGATCCCGCGCACGGTCGCGATGACCGTGTTCGGCGACCTGGAGGTCTCCACGCTGTCCCAGCTGCCCTCCGGCCGCGCTCCCATCACCACGCACGTGGTGCCCGCCGCCGAGAAGCCCCACTACCTCGACCGGGCGTGGCAGCGGGTCCGCGAGGAGACCGGCCTCGGCCGCCAGGCGTACGTGGTGTGCCCGCGCATCGGCGACCAGGAGGGCGACGAGGGCGACCTGGCGAAGGCCGACGACGAGCGCCGGCCGCCCCTGGCGGTGCTCGACGTCGCGCGGACGCTCGCGGAGGGTCCCCTCGCCGGGCTGCGGATCGAGGCGCTGCACGGCAAGCTGGCGCCCGAGGACAAGGACGCGGTGATGCGCGCCTTCGCCCGGGGGGAGATCGACGTCCTGGTGGCGACCACGGTCATCGAGGTCGGCGTCGACGTCCCCAACTCGTCGGTCATGGTCATCATGGACGCCGACCGCTTCGGCGTCTCCCAGCTGCACCAGTTGCGCGGCCGGGTCGGGCGGGGCGGCCTGCCCGGGCTGTGCCTGCTGGTGAGCGAGGCGCCGGAGGGCACCGCGGCGCGCCGCAGGCTCGACGCCGTGGCGACGACCCTCGACGGCTTCGAGCTGTCCCGGGTCGACCTGGAGCAGCGCCGGGAGGGCGACGTGCTCGGCGCCGCCCAGTCGGGGCGCAGGTCGTCGCTCAAGCTGCTGCAGCTGCTGCGGGACGAGGACGTCATCGAGGCCGCCCGCGCCGAGGCGACCGCGCTGCTGACCGCCGACCCCGGGCTGTCGGGCCACCCGGCGCTGCGCGCCGAGATCGACGCCCTGGTCTCGGACGAGCGCGCCGAGTTCCTGGAGAAGGCCTGA